One segment of Triticum aestivum cultivar Chinese Spring chromosome 2A, IWGSC CS RefSeq v2.1, whole genome shotgun sequence DNA contains the following:
- the LOC123184752 gene encoding MAP7 domain-containing protein 1 — MEPLSPSCFSKRSSSKDIAGDRAKPCKDDSSALSPILPTPSSAPAPPPPSKGIAGDQAEPCVAAPSPIPVMASSAPAPPPPPILPQDLMEVTMGDVDDQMVLTIDKQAEKWEAMEQEQHVWNAIDEERKRKEKRRHKTRKKSLEEKRKEKREEKRKKQEKKRKNQEELQEEEELQGKRKHARSMNCSEFVQGATTEELQRRDSPPMTHSQRATRSPLVRSPVASTWRSSLGLLARVAASKRGRSPSARIASSPLEERANSSARSPSILGSPSPVTTPFGGSKINHPHVRKTRRLTSAVWRDFKPMYFLVQVILPQICTFIKSGM, encoded by the exons ATGGAGCCGCTGTCGCCGTCGTGTTTCTCGAAGAGGTCGTCATCCAAGGACATCGCCGGCGACCGAGCCAAGCCTTGCAAGGATgactcctctgctctctcccctaTCCTGCCGACGCCCTCTTCAgctcctgctcctccgccgccgtcaAAGGGGATAGCCGGGGACCAAGCCGAGCCCTGCGTGGCTGCTCCCTCCCCTATCCCGGTGATGGCCTCTTCGGCccctgctcccccgcctcctcctaTTCTACCCCAAG ATTTGATGGAAGTTACCATGGGTGATGTCGACGACCAAATGGTGTTGACGATCGACAAGCAAGCTGAAAAGTGGGAAGCCATGGAGCAGGAACAACATGTGTGGAATGCTATCGATGAGGAACGGAA GCGGAAGGAAAAACGAAGGCATAAGACGAGAAAGAAAAGCCTGGAAGAGAagaggaaagagaagagagaagagaagaggaagaagcaagagaagaagaggaaaaaccAAGAGGAgttgcaggaggaggaggagttgcagGGGAAGAGGAAACATGCTCGTTCAATGAACTGTTCCGAATTTGTTCAAGGAGCTACAACAGAGGAGCTACAG AGACGAGATTCTCCACCTATGACACATAGTCAAAGAGCGACAAGATCACCATTGGTAAGGTCACCGGTGGCGAGCACGTGGAGATCTTCCCTTGGTCTTCTAGCAAGAGTTGCAGCCTCAAAAAGGGGCAGGTCTCCCTCAGCGAGGATTGCAAGTTCCCCATTGGAGGAGAGGGCAAATTCGTCCGCGAGATCACCATCTATCTTAGGATCCCCTTCTCCAGTGACTACTCCATTTGGAGGCTCAAAAATTAATCATCCACATG TCCGCAAGACAAGAAGGCTAACTTCTGCTGTTTGGAGGGATTTCAAACCAATGTACTTTCTGGTTCAAGTTATTCTACCTCAAATTTGTACTTTCATCAAATCTGGAATGTGA